The segment GGTTCCCTTATGGGTGCTTCGTAATGAGACATATTTTTATAGCTTAAATTTTAATTACGCTTGGTTTGTATTTCTAACTTTCACTTGATACACTACATTTGGTTTTGTCTGTAGATAATCTAATACGTGATAAGCCCTTTTATCTTCTGATAATGCTGCTACTTCGTCTTTATCGTTATTTATATCTCCAAAAACCATAGCTCCTGTTGTACATGCTGATGAACAAGCTGTTTCAAATTCGTCTGTGTTTACAGCTCTTCCTTCTTTTTTAGCTTTTAAAATAGTTGCTTGTGTCATTTGAATACACATAGAACATTTTTCCATAACTCCTCTAGAACGAACTACAACATCTGGATTTAACACCATTTTACCGTAATCATTATTCATATTAAAGTCAAACTCTTTATTATCTGAATATTGAAACCAGTTAAAACGACGAACTCTATATGGACAGTTGTTTGCACAATATCTTGTACCTACACACCTGTTATATGCCATTTGGTTTTGACCTTGACGACCATGAGATGTAGCTGCTACTGGACAAACCGTCTCACAAGGAGCATGATTACAGTGCTGACACATCATTGGTTGAAAAGTAACTTCAGGATTCTCTGCTTCCGTTTCTAAAGCTTTATATAAGTCTCCTCCACTTAGCCCCATTTCCTTAGCTTCCTCACGAGTTTCAACTTCTGAAGAATAGTATCTATCAATACGCAACCAGTGCATATCTCTACCAACTCTAACTTCATTTTTACCTACAACAGGTACATTGTTTTCTGCATGACATGCAACAACACAAGCACCACAACCTGTACAAGATGTTAAATCTATAGATAAATTAAAGTGATGGCCAATTTCTCTGTTGTGCTCCTCCCATAAATCAATTGTTTTAGCTTCAACTTCTTTATGGTCGTAAGACACATACGCCGGCTTGTTCCAACCATTGTCATGATCTTTAGGCGCTACTGTATTGTATTCTTTTAAAGTTGCTACTTTTAGAATATCGTGACGTCCTGCAATTGTTTTTTGTACTTGTGTACAAGCAAACTTATGCGTTCCGGCTACTTTCTCTATAGCAACATTATATTGAATGTTATTCCCCCCTTTATATAAAGGATATGCATTAACACCTACTTGCATTTCTTCTTTTAAACCAAAAGTCTTTCCAAAACCTAAAGCCAATCCTACAGAACCTTTTGCCTGACCTGGTTGCACCATTACTGGAACAACAACTTCTTCGCCGTTTAAAGATACTTTGGCATAATCACCATTAATAGCACCATTATCTTTCACAGGATTAGAAAAACCTAACTCTCTAGCATCTGCCATAGACATGGTTAAGTAATTATCCCAAGAAGCTCTAGTAATTGGATCTGGGAATTCTTGTAACCAAGGATTGTTTGCTTGCTTACCGTCTCCTAAACCAGTTTTAATATATAAATTCAACTCCATTCCTGAAGTTGCTGTACTTTTCTTTAATGCGGATGCTACTTCTGAAATTGAAATTTCACTTATAGCATTTCTAGTCTCAGAAATAGTTTTATTGTAAAAACCATTATGTAAAGCTTTGTTCCAAGAAGATCCATCTAAAACTTCTGTAGACCAGAAAGATTTTAAATAATCATAATATGAAGTTGAACTTCCTGACCATTTTAATAACGTATCCTGAATTTGACGCGTTTTAAATAATGGTTGAATGGTAGGTTGAATTAAACCATAATCCCCTTCAGAAAACTGAGTATCACCCCAAGACTCTAAGAAGTGTGGCGCTGGCAATGCATAATCCATTGCAGCTACTGTATCACTATTTTCTACTGATAAAGCTACTTTTAAATCTACCTTTGCTAATGCCTCTGTAAATTCAGCCGCATTTGGTAATGAATATGATGGATCTACATTCACAGTAAAAATACCACCAACATTTCCAGATTTCATATCTGAAATTACATTTTGAACTTCTTCAAAATTACCTTGACGAATATTTAATGAATTCTTAGTATCTAAAATCTCACTACTTAAAGCATTGTTAATTGCTAAAGAGATTAACTGTGCGTTCTTATCATTAACACCTGTCATTACAACTCCTTTCGAACCTGCTTTTTTAAGTGATTTTGCTAACTTCTTAATTTCTGCATCAATAGGTGTAGCATTAGAAGCTATAGACTCTCCAGTAATTTCTTTATATAAATTCAATAAAGCAAAAACTACATCAGATGGTTTTGCAACAATACGCTTATCTGCATTTGCTCCAGTAAGAGACATGTTACTTTCTACCTGAACATGGTAAGACATTTTACCTGATTCTGGTTTTCTACCAGCAACATACGCTTTTTCAAAACCTCCGTGAAAATCACCTAAGAAATCAGCCCCAAAAGAAACGATTGTCTCTGCATTTTCTAATTTATAATTTGGTAAAGCTCTTCTACCGTACATTGTTTCCATTGCATCTACTGAAGCATCTTCAGAAATTGCATCATAAACAACATGTTTTGCATTTGGATACGTCGCTAAAAATTCACCAACAATTTTATCTGTTGATGGACTCGCCATTGTACCTGTTAATAAAACAACTTTAGTATCAGCTTCTTTTAAGCTATTTAATTTTTGTCCTATTTCTGTATCAGCTTCCGCCCAAGAAATAGCAGTACCATTTTTAGTTGGTTCTTTTAAACGTAATTGCTCATCATACAAAGAAAGAACCGCGGCTTGCACTCTAGCGCTTGTTGTTCCGTTTGCTTCTTTATTTGGCATTATTTGAATCGGACGACCTTCACGTGTTTTAACCAAAACACTTGCAAAGTCATAACCATCTGCCATAGAAGTAGCATACCAATCTGCAACACCAGCAATAATATCGTTTGGTTTTACAACGTAAGGAATCGATTTAATAACCGGTCCTTCACAAGCAGCTAATGAAGCTGCTGCTGTTGTAAAGCCAACATACTTTAAAAAATCTCTACGTGAAGTAGAGGAGTTCTCAAGTGTTTCTTTATCACCTAAAAAATCATCTGTAGGAATATTTTCTACAAATTCGTTTTTATTCAGCGTTTCAACAACAGAACTACCTTTTAGTTCTTCAACACTTTTCCAGTATTTTTTGTTTGAAGCCATTTATACTTTTTTATTTAATGATTGAAAGATTTTAAAAATTGAATATCTCAATTTTATAGACCTTTTAATTTTTGAATCTTTTATTTCTTCAATTAGTAATGACACTTACCGCACTCTAATCCACCTAGCTGAGAAATAGTAACTTTTTCTACTCCGTATTTCTTCGCTAATTGATCGTGAATTTTAGCATAATATTCATTTCCTTTTAAATCTACCTTTGTTTCTCTGTGACAGTTAATACACCAACCCATTGTTAGTGGAGAATATTGATACATTTCATCCATCTCTTCAACAGGACCATGACATTTCTGACATTTTAAACCTGCAACTGTTACGTGTTGCGCGTGATTGTAGTATACAAAATCTGGAAGATTGTGAATACGAATCCATTTTACTGGCTTTTCTTTACCTGTATATTCTAACTCTTCTGGATCCCATCCTGCAGCATCATAAACCTTTGCAATTTCTTGATCTAATTGCTCTTTACCATACGTTTGTCCATCCCATTGAATCTCAGTTCCCTCAGCAACTTCAGCAATCGCTTTGTGACAATTCATACAAACATTTACAGAAGGTATTCCTGAATGCTTACTATGTTTTGCTGATGAATGACAATATTGACAATCGATTTTATTTTCTCCTGAGTGAATTTTATGTGAAAATGCAATAGGCTGGATTGGCTGATACCCTTGATCTACACCAACAGTAAACATCATTCCAAAAACAATATAAATACCCATTAAGACTAAAAATATTGTTGCCAACACTTTCAAAAAAGTATTCTTCTTAATACCCACCCAAAGTTCTTGAAGATCTCTTCTTAAATCCGAATTATTATCTGGTCTTTTATTCCCTTTTAATTCGTTTACTTGTTTTAATAAACTAGCAATCATTAAAAACGCCACAATAATTGCTCCTGCTAAGAAATAAATCAACCAATCTGGAGGGCCCGTTTTTTCTAAAACTTGACCACCAGCTAAAACTTGACCAGGAGCTGGAACCTTTTTGATTTCACCAACGGTAGAGTAATATAAAATATCATCTATATTCTGGTCTGTTAACTGCGGAAAAGCAGTCATATTAGAACCGTTATACTCGTCAAAGATCGCATTTGCATCTGAATCTCCAGAAGCTCTTAATTCTGCATTGTTTTTAATCCATGCCTTTAACCAAGTATTCTCTCTACGCTCTTCAATCCCACCTAATGCAGGACCTACTAATTTCTTGTCTAATTTATGACAAGAAGCACATAAAGATTTAAATAATTTTTTTCCTTCTTTTTGACGCGCTTCATCTATATCTTGTGAATAAGAAGATAAGCTAAATGCAAAAATTAAGAAAAAAATAAAACTTCTTAAAAGTCTCGTGGTTAGTCTGTTGTGCAGTTCTACACTTTTCATATTTAAACTTTGTTTAAAAATATCTAATATAAAATGATAAAAGTCATTTTTTTTCGTCTGACAAAAGTACCACTTCTTCTCAAAATTTAAAAAGCTAATAGAGCGTTAAATTCAATTTATAATAATTCTAAATAAGGTTTTTGTCCAATTTATTCTGATACAAGTCGTTATTTTTGCAGAAAGATTATATACTATGAATATTAGACTATTTTTAATTGCTTTTATACTAACATCTTATGTAGGTATTACAAATTGTTCTGCACAGAACAACACAAACAGCAGCGCACAAATTAAAAATTTAATAGCAAAAAAAAGGTCTTATAATCAGACTCATGGTTTTGGATATAGAATTCAATTATATAATGGTACTGAAAAAAAAGCAAGAAGTTACCAAGAACGCTTTAAAATTGAATTTCCAGGTATTTACTCAAAATTAACCTACAATACTCCAGAATGGAAAGTTCAAGTTGGTAATTACAAAACAAGACTTGAAGCAGACAAAGCTTTAATAAAGTTTAAGAAAGAGTTTATTGGTATTATTGTAATTTCTATGGGGAAATAAAACCCTAATAATATGAAGTAATATTCTTTTATTTCTTAATATTTTCTAACGCTTTTTTCATATTTGTTTCTGGCATTTTACAAGTACCGTTTACACATACATAAATTAAAGTTTTGTCTTCATTAAATTTATATGATAACAATGGCAATGTACTATTTTCTAACGCAGTTCCAGCTATTAGAATGTTAGGAAAATAATTATTAATGAGCTCTTTATTTACTTCTGAAGAATTATTTCCTGCAACTACAACTTCGTAATAAGGTTTTACGAAATTTGTCATTAAGTTTAACCAATTACTGTAATTAGCAGGGTTCAATTGAACATCATCTTTTAAATTATTAAGCATTTGTTCTGAAGTTTCTAAATAATTTTTATCAGAATAATAATGTCCCAATTTAAATAAACTATTTGCTATTATTGAGTTAGATGAAGGTATTACTCCATCTACAACTTCATATTTTCTAGCTATTAAATTTTCATCTTCTTTAGAAGTAAAGTGAAACATTTTATTTTTTTTATCGAAGAAATTAACAAATAAATGATCTAATAAGTTTTTAGCTGATGTTAACCATTTTTCATCTAGAGTAACTTCATATAAAGATATAAAAGCATTTATTACTGTAGCATAATCTTCTGAATATGCATTAATAGTACTTTTGCCATTTTTAAAATTTCTATATAAACTGTACTCTTTTTTTAATTGATGTTTTAGTAGAAAGTTTGCATTTGTTAATGCTGCTGTTAAAAATTCTTCATCACCAAAAGCTCTGTAAGCATCAATATACCCTTGCGCCATTAACGCATTCCATGAAGTAAGCACTTTATCATCTAAATTGGGTTTACTTCTTTTATTTCTTGCATTTTTTAGAATTTTTCTCCATTTTGATACTTTACTATTTAATTCTGATATGGTTATTTTTTGTTCTTTTGCAAATGTTACTTTTGATTTATTTCTAATCAAAACATATTTGTCATTTTCCCAAAATCCGTAATCATTTATATTATAAAAATCTTTGAAAAGGTTAAAATCACTGCCGAGTAGCTTTTTTAATTCTTCAACTTTCCATTCATAAAAAACACCTTCTTCTTTTACGCCCAGTTCATTTTTACTATCTGCATCTAAAGACGAATAAAACGCTCCGTTTTTTGCCGTTAATTCCTCTTTTATAAAATTTAAAGTTTCAAAAACTATATTTTTATATAACTCATTCTTATTTTTTAAATAAGCCTTTGAGTATAAACTAACAAGTTGTGCATTGTCATATAGCATTTTCTCAAAATGAGGAATGTGCCATTTTTCATCTACAGAGTATCTAGAAAACCCACCAGAAACGTGATCATAAATTCCTCCATAAGCAATTTTGGTAAGTGTAGTATTTAAATAATCTTCTATTTTTTTATCATTAAATTGATGACTGTATCTTAATAAAAATTCTAAAGAATTTGGCATTGGGAATTTTGGAGCACCTTTAAATCCACCAAAAACAGTATCTATTTGTTCTTTCCATACTTCTATTGATAAACTTACTTCTTTATCACTAAAACTAGGAACCTCTTTATTCAAGGTAATAAGTTCAGATTCTTGAATTCCTTTGGTTAAATTTTCTGCAAATTTTATTGCTTTCTCTGGTTCTTCATTATATAATTTAGAAATACTGGTTAAAACTTTAGACCATTGCTCTTTCGTAAAATAAGTCCCTCCAAAAATGGGTCTTCCATCAGGAAGCGCTATGCAATTTAAAGGCCAACCTCCACTACCTGTCATCAATTGAACAGCATTCATATACACTTTATCAACATCTGGCCTTTCTTCTCTATCTACTTTTATATTAATAAAATTATCATTCATAATTTTAGCAATAGAATCATTTTCAAAACTTTCTTCTTCCATTACATGACACCAATGACAAGCAGAATAACCAACAGAAATAACAAGTAACTTATTTTCTTTTTTCGCAAGTTCTAATGTTTTAGTATTCCAAGCTTTCCAATTAACAGGATTATAAGCATGTTGCAATAAGTACGGACTTGTCTCATGAATTAAAGCATTACTTTTTTTATCATTAAGGCTTTTCTTTTTGCTACAACTATTAATTATAAATAACATTAATAATAAAACAGGAAGAATTTTAGTAGCAGCTTTCAATATGAATATGATTTTATTTTATTTTATTTTATTTTATAAAGATATTAATTTCATTTGATTCCACTTATATCTGTAAATAAAAAAAGCCCTCGAAATTAAATTTTGAGTGCTTTAAAAATTCTAAGTTTCTGTAATTATTCTTTATGAATTTCATTGTACCTACTATATTATTTACGTTATATTTTAATTTATAAATACCCGAGTTTAAAGTTGAAATATGAATATAAGCACTTACTTTATTAATTGTAACACTTTTTACTATATTACCTAAAAGATGATATATACTAGCAAGTTTGAAAAAAATTCCATAAAAAAAAAGCGGGATTATAAAACCCCACTTTTCTAAACATTTTAAATAAACTAAACTAGTTTTTTACAAGTTTTATTCTTTGAACACCTTTTTCTGTTTTTATTTGTGCAAAATATAATCCAGTTTTTAAATTAGATCCATCAATTACAGTTTCAGATGAATTAGGAGATAATGATAAAACATTTTTACCAAGTACATCATAAACTTTTATAGATGACATATTAACGTTTTGTGTTTTAACCGTCCAACTATTTTGAGTTGGGTTAGGGTATGCACTAAATGACGCTAAATCAAAATCATTTGTTCCTAAAGTACCACAATCTTCACCAACGGTGTAAGTAAAAATTTTAGATCTTACTAGACCTCCAGCATAAGCAGCTCTAAAAGAAAAACTGATATCTGCTCCAGGAGTTTGATCAGCTAAGGTTGCTGTATAGGTTGGCGCATTAGATTGATCCATAGCTATAAATGTAGAAGGCTCTATATATACTTCAGGATTAAGACCCGGTTTATCGGTATCTAACATTTCAAATGTAATGGTCACATCTGTACCACTTGTTACAAATGAATAATTAATCCCAACAGAAAATGATCCCTCAAGAGCCTCAGAAGTAAACCCTTCACATTCATTACTTGTATCTGCTATTGTTGTAGCATCTAAGCCAGTAATAGGGTTATTAGCTGCCACGTTTCCTGTACCATCACTTGCAGATACTTCAAAACTATAAGCTGTTTCTGGGGTAAGCCCAGAAACTGTAAAAGATTTTTCAACCCCAGAAGTACCAGTTGTTTGAACAGTATTTGCTCCACCATTATAACTGATATCATAGGTTACTGATCCAGAATTATCTGTTGCATTTAATAACAGTTCTACTCCATACGCTCCAATAGTTCCTACTGTAGCTGTAAAAGCTGTAGGCGCTTCAGCATCTGCAAAAAGAGAAATATCATCTACTAAATAGGTTCCACCATCAGCACTACCTTTATCTACAAAAATTCTTAATTCTGTTAAATCGCCTAAAGCGGGAGGATTAATAAAAACTGTTTTCACTTCTTGTCCTGTAGTAGTAAAGTCCGTTTCATAAACACCTGCACCCGTCAATTTCATTAAATGAGTATGCACTTCACCTGCTGAAGCTGTTGTTGATTGTATTGTAAAAGTAATTGTATTTGCAGCATCATTAGAAAGATCTACTACATCTGTACCTGAAAAAGTTATAAAAGCATTATCCCATGCATTACCATTACCAAAAATTTCTAACTTTTCTGAGGTTGTATTTATAATAGCATCTCCACCTGTTCCCCCTGAAGCATCCCATTGAAATGCCTGACTAGCGTCACTAAAATCTAATGGTAAGGTTACTGAAGGACCTGCAACGGTAAAGTTTAAAGTGTAGGTCTTTGTGGTAGTTCCATCTTTAGCAGTTACAAGTACTGTACTTGTTCCTGGTAATGCTGCAGCATCTGTAGTAACAGCATTAGCAGGAGCTGACTGAGTAGGAGTACCTACAACCGTTGGAACTGCAACAGTACCATAAGCCAATTCTATGTCATAAGTTAATGTACCTGCAGAAAAACCACTTACTGTTGTGTCACTTACTGTTAAATTACTTAAAGTAGCGTCTTCTAAAGTAGTGTCTACTGAAGAACCACCACAATCTTCACCAACGGTGTAAGTAAAAATTTTAGATCTTACTAGACCTCCAGCATACGCAGCTCTAAAAGAAAAACTGATATCTGCTTCAGGAGTTTGATCAGTTAAAGTCGCTGTATAAGTTGGCGCATTAGATTGATCCATAGCTATAAATGTAGAAGGCTCTATATATACTTCAGGATTAAGACCCGGTTTATCGGTATCTAACATTTCAAATGTAATGGTCACATCTGTACCACTTGTTACAAATGAATAATTAATCCCAACAGAAAATGATCCCTCAAGAGCTTCAGAAGTAAACCCTTCACATTCATTACTTGTATCTGCTATTGTTGTAGCATCTAAGCCAGTAATAGGGTTATTAGCTGCCACGTTTCCTGTACCATCACTTGCAGATACTTCAAAACTATAAGCTGTTTCTGGGGTAAGCCCAGAAACTGTAAAAGATTTTTCAACCCCAGAAGTACCAGTTGTTTGAACAGTATTTGCTCCACCATTATAACTGATATCATAGGTTACTGATCCAGAATTATCTGTTGCATTTAATAACAGTTCTACTCCATACGCTCCAATAGTTCCTACTGTAGCTGTAAAAGCTGTAGGCGCTTCAGCATCTGCAAAAAGAGAAATATCATCTACTAAATAGGTTCCACCATCAGCACTACCTTTATCTACAAAAATTCTTAATTCTGTTAAATCGCCTAAAGCAGGAGGATTAATAAAAACTGTTTTCACTTCTTGTCCTGTAGTAGTAAAGTCCGTTTCATAAACACCTGCACCCGTCAATTTCATTAAATGAGTATGCACTTCACCTGCTGAAGCTGTTGTTGATTGTATTGTAAAAGTAATTGTATTTGCAGCATCATTAGAAAGATCTACTACATCTGTACCTGAAAAAGTTATAAAAGCATTATCCCATGCATTACCATTACCAAAAATTTCTAACTTTTCTGAGGTTGTATTTATAATAGCATCTCCACCTGTTCCCCCTGAAGCATCCCATTGAAATGCCTGACTAGCGTCACTAAAATCTAAGGGTAAGGTTTGAGAGAACCCAATTGTTGCTAAAAATAGCGTAAATAATAAAGTAATTTTTTTCATGTGACCGTGTATTTAAAGTTATGCAACAATATTAACTTTATTATATATAAAATTAACCAGGTGATACCACTACAAAAAACATACATTTTAAAATTAACGATAAGTTATTAAAAGAAACCGATGAATAATAGGATGTAAGACTCTTTTTATTTTTAAAAAAAAGGTTAACTATTAATTATGTATAGGTAATGTATTGTTATTAATCGAAGACATTATACTGTAAGATTAATAAGTAAAGTTTTAAATAAAAAAACTATGCAAAATTTTCATTATACATAGTTTAAAAGAAATAATTCACAAAACAATTAATTAACTTAGTTTCAAATATTATTTTTAACACCAGGGGCTGATTAAAAAATGGTACAACTGTTTTAAAATGACATTACTTTTAAGGAATCATTGTTACTAGTAACAATGATTAAGTTATCCTTTTCAACTTTTCTTTTTATAATCTTTAGCGATCTAAAATCTAAAGAAAGATGTAACCCACTATTTTCTAAAGAAGTAACTTTAAAATTATTTTCACCATCTCCAAGAAGTAATAATCCGGAACCCGCATCATACCGAGTGGTTTCTACTTCTACCCCATAATGATTACCTACTAACATAATATCTTTAAAGCCATCTCTATTAAAATCTTCAATTAACGCATCTTTTATTGGGCTAGCCTGTGCTTGTATAGGTAAAATTACTCTTTTTAAGATATTATTCTCATTAATTAAAACTATACTTTCAAAGTTACTAACCTCATATACAACTGCATCATTTAGTTTATCTTTAGGTAAAATATCTATTAAGGTTGAAGAAGCAAAACTATGATAATCTTTATATTTCTTTGATAGATAAGGCATTTGTTGTGTAGAACATTCTTTTCCCCTCATAGGAACATAATCATTTTTGTAGTATTTTGCTAGTACAACATCGTTTG is part of the Polaribacter sp. SA4-10 genome and harbors:
- a CDS encoding TAT-variant-translocated molybdopterin oxidoreductase; this encodes MASNKKYWKSVEELKGSSVVETLNKNEFVENIPTDDFLGDKETLENSSTSRRDFLKYVGFTTAAASLAACEGPVIKSIPYVVKPNDIIAGVADWYATSMADGYDFASVLVKTREGRPIQIMPNKEANGTTSARVQAAVLSLYDEQLRLKEPTKNGTAISWAEADTEIGQKLNSLKEADTKVVLLTGTMASPSTDKIVGEFLATYPNAKHVVYDAISEDASVDAMETMYGRRALPNYKLENAETIVSFGADFLGDFHGGFEKAYVAGRKPESGKMSYHVQVESNMSLTGANADKRIVAKPSDVVFALLNLYKEITGESIASNATPIDAEIKKLAKSLKKAGSKGVVMTGVNDKNAQLISLAINNALSSEILDTKNSLNIRQGNFEEVQNVISDMKSGNVGGIFTVNVDPSYSLPNAAEFTEALAKVDLKVALSVENSDTVAAMDYALPAPHFLESWGDTQFSEGDYGLIQPTIQPLFKTRQIQDTLLKWSGSSTSYYDYLKSFWSTEVLDGSSWNKALHNGFYNKTISETRNAISEISISEVASALKKSTATSGMELNLYIKTGLGDGKQANNPWLQEFPDPITRASWDNYLTMSMADARELGFSNPVKDNGAINGDYAKVSLNGEEVVVPVMVQPGQAKGSVGLALGFGKTFGLKEEMQVGVNAYPLYKGGNNIQYNVAIEKVAGTHKFACTQVQKTIAGRHDILKVATLKEYNTVAPKDHDNGWNKPAYVSYDHKEVEAKTIDLWEEHNREIGHHFNLSIDLTSCTGCGACVVACHAENNVPVVGKNEVRVGRDMHWLRIDRYYSSEVETREEAKEMGLSGGDLYKALETEAENPEVTFQPMMCQHCNHAPCETVCPVAATSHGRQGQNQMAYNRCVGTRYCANNCPYRVRRFNWFQYSDNKEFDFNMNNDYGKMVLNPDVVVRSRGVMEKCSMCIQMTQATILKAKKEGRAVNTDEFETACSSACTTGAMVFGDINNDKDEVAALSEDKRAYHVLDYLQTKPNVVYQVKVRNTNQA
- a CDS encoding cytochrome c3 family protein, whose product is MKSVELHNRLTTRLLRSFIFFLIFAFSLSSYSQDIDEARQKEGKKLFKSLCASCHKLDKKLVGPALGGIEERRENTWLKAWIKNNAELRASGDSDANAIFDEYNGSNMTAFPQLTDQNIDDILYYSTVGEIKKVPAPGQVLAGGQVLEKTGPPDWLIYFLAGAIIVAFLMIASLLKQVNELKGNKRPDNNSDLRRDLQELWVGIKKNTFLKVLATIFLVLMGIYIVFGMMFTVGVDQGYQPIQPIAFSHKIHSGENKIDCQYCHSSAKHSKHSGIPSVNVCMNCHKAIAEVAEGTEIQWDGQTYGKEQLDQEIAKVYDAAGWDPEELEYTGKEKPVKWIRIHNLPDFVYYNHAQHVTVAGLKCQKCHGPVEEMDEMYQYSPLTMGWCINCHRETKVDLKGNEYYAKIHDQLAKKYGVEKVTISQLGGLECGKCHY
- a CDS encoding SPOR domain-containing protein, whose translation is MNIRLFLIAFILTSYVGITNCSAQNNTNSSAQIKNLIAKKRSYNQTHGFGYRIQLYNGTEKKARSYQERFKIEFPGIYSKLTYNTPEWKVQVGNYKTRLEADKALIKFKKEFIGIIVISMGK
- a CDS encoding thioredoxin domain-containing protein encodes the protein MKAATKILPVLLLMLFIINSCSKKKSLNDKKSNALIHETSPYLLQHAYNPVNWKAWNTKTLELAKKENKLLVISVGYSACHWCHVMEEESFENDSIAKIMNDNFINIKVDREERPDVDKVYMNAVQLMTGSGGWPLNCIALPDGRPIFGGTYFTKEQWSKVLTSISKLYNEEPEKAIKFAENLTKGIQESELITLNKEVPSFSDKEVSLSIEVWKEQIDTVFGGFKGAPKFPMPNSLEFLLRYSHQFNDKKIEDYLNTTLTKIAYGGIYDHVSGGFSRYSVDEKWHIPHFEKMLYDNAQLVSLYSKAYLKNKNELYKNIVFETLNFIKEELTAKNGAFYSSLDADSKNELGVKEEGVFYEWKVEELKKLLGSDFNLFKDFYNINDYGFWENDKYVLIRNKSKVTFAKEQKITISELNSKVSKWRKILKNARNKRSKPNLDDKVLTSWNALMAQGYIDAYRAFGDEEFLTAALTNANFLLKHQLKKEYSLYRNFKNGKSTINAYSEDYATVINAFISLYEVTLDEKWLTSAKNLLDHLFVNFFDKKNKMFHFTSKEDENLIARKYEVVDGVIPSSNSIIANSLFKLGHYYSDKNYLETSEQMLNNLKDDVQLNPANYSNWLNLMTNFVKPYYEVVVAGNNSSEVNKELINNYFPNILIAGTALENSTLPLLSYKFNEDKTLIYVCVNGTCKMPETNMKKALENIKK
- a CDS encoding T9SS type A sorting domain-containing protein yields the protein MIPLFFYGIFFKLASIYHLLGNIVKSVTINKVSAYIHISTLNSGIYKLKYNVNNIVGTMKFIKNNYRNLEFLKHSKFNFEGFFYLQI
- a CDS encoding T9SS type A sorting domain-containing protein; the protein is MKKITLLFTLFLATIGFSQTLPLDFSDASQAFQWDASGGTGGDAIINTTSEKLEIFGNGNAWDNAFITFSGTDVVDLSNDAANTITFTIQSTTASAGEVHTHLMKLTGAGVYETDFTTTGQEVKTVFINPPALGDLTELRIFVDKGSADGGTYLVDDISLFADAEAPTAFTATVGTIGAYGVELLLNATDNSGSVTYDISYNGGANTVQTTGTSGVEKSFTVSGLTPETAYSFEVSASDGTGNVAANNPITGLDATTIADTSNECEGFTSEALEGSFSVGINYSFVTSGTDVTITFEMLDTDKPGLNPEVYIEPSTFIAMDQSNAPTYTATLTDQTPEADISFSFRAAYAGGLVRSKIFTYTVGEDCGGSSVDTTLEDATLSNLTVSDTTVSGFSAGTLTYDIELAYGTVAVPTVVGTPTQSAPANAVTTDAAALPGTSTVLVTAKDGTTTKTYTLNFTVAGPSVTLPLDFSDASQAFQWDASGGTGGDAIINTTSEKLEIFGNGNAWDNAFITFSGTDVVDLSNDAANTITFTIQSTTASAGEVHTHLMKLTGAGVYETDFTTTGQEVKTVFINPPALGDLTELRIFVDKGSADGGTYLVDDISLFADAEAPTAFTATVGTIGAYGVELLLNATDNSGSVTYDISYNGGANTVQTTGTSGVEKSFTVSGLTPETAYSFEVSASDGTGNVAANNPITGLDATTIADTSNECEGFTSEALEGSFSVGINYSFVTSGTDVTITFEMLDTDKPGLNPEVYIEPSTFIAMDQSNAPTYTATLADQTPGADISFSFRAAYAGGLVRSKIFTYTVGEDCGTLGTNDFDLASFSAYPNPTQNSWTVKTQNVNMSSIKVYDVLGKNVLSLSPNSSETVIDGSNLKTGLYFAQIKTEKGVQRIKLVKN